In a genomic window of Nocardiopsis mwathae:
- a CDS encoding 8-amino-7-oxononanoate synthase — MSADAGPTAASGRGGAGRADPFGWLDGAARARAEAGLTRRTRPRVPDEDLLDMAGNDYLGLTRHPEVTGAAADAARRWGAGSTGSRLVTGDTALHGELEAELAAFYGTEAALVFSSGYAANLGMVTALAGAGAHLVCDRYNHASLIDATRLAKAAGARVSLFDHADAGAALAALGAHPAERRLVVSDTVFSVDGDLTDLPALARVCAEEGAALLLDDAHGLGVVGDGGRGALGAARIPAAERGGIVVTATLSKALGAQGGAVLGPQRVIRHLVETARTFIFDTGLAPAAVAGALAALRVLRAEPERAARLRETARRLAAGLGELGLDVHAPDAAVVSVGAPSPDAAVAWARRCREAGVRVGCFRPPSVPDGRSRLRLTARADLDEVEVKRVLDVVGSTRPT; from the coding sequence GTGTCGGCCGATGCCGGGCCGACGGCCGCGTCCGGCCGCGGCGGCGCCGGGCGGGCCGACCCGTTCGGGTGGCTGGACGGTGCCGCGCGGGCACGGGCGGAGGCGGGGTTGACCCGCAGGACGCGGCCCCGGGTGCCCGACGAGGACCTGCTCGACATGGCGGGCAACGACTACCTCGGGCTGACCCGGCACCCCGAGGTCACCGGGGCGGCGGCCGACGCCGCCCGGCGGTGGGGGGCGGGCTCCACCGGGTCGCGGCTGGTCACCGGGGACACCGCGCTGCACGGGGAGCTGGAGGCCGAGCTCGCCGCGTTCTACGGCACCGAGGCGGCGCTCGTCTTCTCCTCCGGTTACGCGGCCAACCTCGGCATGGTCACCGCGCTGGCCGGTGCCGGCGCACACCTGGTCTGCGACCGGTACAACCACGCGTCGCTGATCGACGCCACCCGGCTGGCCAAGGCCGCGGGTGCCCGGGTGTCGCTGTTCGACCACGCCGATGCGGGAGCCGCGCTGGCGGCGCTGGGGGCCCACCCCGCCGAGCGGCGCCTGGTGGTCAGCGACACGGTCTTCTCCGTGGACGGCGACCTCACCGACCTGCCCGCCCTCGCCCGGGTCTGCGCCGAAGAGGGGGCGGCGCTGCTCCTGGACGACGCGCACGGTCTGGGCGTGGTCGGCGACGGCGGGCGCGGTGCGCTCGGCGCGGCGCGCATCCCCGCGGCCGAGCGGGGCGGCATCGTCGTGACGGCGACGCTGTCGAAGGCGCTGGGGGCCCAGGGCGGTGCCGTGCTCGGCCCGCAGCGGGTGATCCGGCACCTGGTGGAGACCGCCCGCACGTTCATCTTCGACACCGGGCTGGCCCCGGCCGCGGTGGCCGGGGCGCTGGCGGCACTGCGGGTGCTGCGGGCCGAGCCCGAGCGGGCCGCACGGCTGCGGGAGACGGCCCGGCGGCTCGCGGCGGGCCTGGGGGAACTGGGGCTCGACGTCCACGCTCCGGACGCGGCGGTGGTATCCGTCGGCGCGCCCTCCCCCGACGCGGCGGTGGCGTGGGCGCGGCGGTGCCGCGAGGCCGGGGTCCGCGTCGGGTGCTTCCGACCGCCGTCCGTCCCCGACGGTCGGTCGCGGCTGCGGCTGACCGCCCGCGCCGACCTGGACGAGGTCGAGGTCAAGCGGGTCCTGGACGTCGTGGGGAGCACTCGGCCGACCTGA
- a CDS encoding acetoacetate--CoA ligase, translated as MLWEPGAERCERARITAFARWVEENRGVRVEDYDALWRWSVTDLDGFWSGIWEYFDIQADAPYERVLAGREMPGAEWFPGAKLNYARHIFRDRDDGAVAIRHASELRVLGEWTWGELRRRTAAIAAGLRRLGVGPGDRVVAYLPNIPEAAAAFFACASIGAVWSSCSPDFGVRSVVDRFAQIEPKVLLAVDGYRYGGKDFDRADVLDALRAQLPTLEHTVVRSYLTGTPVEATLSWEELEESGEGAELEFEPVPFDHPLWVLYSSGTTGLPKAIVQGHGGTLLEQLKNIELHLDAQAHDRVFWFTTTGWMMWNLLVSVLLTRASIVLYDGSPGHPDMGTLWDLAERTRITVFGTSAGYLSACMKDGIHPAEGRDLSALHAIGSTGSPLSPEGFAWCYREFGDDLWLFSASGGTDICSCLVGGVPTLPVYEGEIQARSLGMAVAAWDPDGKEVVGEVGELVVTRPAPSMPLYFWGDTDGERLRDSYFAMYPGTWRHGDWIEITDRGTAIIYGRSDSTINRGGIRMGTSEIYRAVLALGEVTDALVVDVPQPDGGSRIELFVVVREGVELDETLTKALARRIREDCSPRHVPDAVHAIAAVPRTLSGKVLEVPVKRILMGERAEKVASRDSLANPEALDFFTRLAQERRPSAP; from the coding sequence GTGCTCTGGGAACCCGGTGCCGAGCGGTGTGAACGTGCGAGGATCACCGCGTTCGCCCGGTGGGTGGAGGAGAACCGGGGGGTGCGGGTCGAGGACTACGACGCGCTGTGGCGCTGGTCGGTGACCGACCTCGACGGGTTCTGGTCGGGGATCTGGGAGTACTTCGACATCCAGGCCGACGCCCCCTACGAGCGGGTGCTCGCCGGGCGCGAGATGCCCGGCGCCGAGTGGTTCCCCGGCGCGAAGCTGAACTACGCGCGCCACATCTTCCGCGACCGAGACGACGGCGCCGTCGCCATCCGGCACGCCTCCGAACTGCGGGTGCTGGGCGAGTGGACCTGGGGCGAACTGCGGCGGCGCACCGCCGCGATCGCGGCCGGACTGCGGCGGCTCGGCGTCGGCCCGGGCGACCGCGTCGTCGCCTACCTGCCGAACATCCCCGAGGCCGCCGCCGCGTTCTTCGCCTGCGCGTCCATCGGCGCGGTGTGGTCGTCCTGCTCGCCGGACTTCGGGGTGCGCAGCGTCGTCGACCGCTTCGCGCAGATCGAGCCGAAGGTGCTGCTCGCCGTCGACGGCTACCGGTACGGCGGCAAGGACTTCGACCGCGCCGACGTGCTCGACGCCCTGCGCGCGCAGCTGCCCACCCTGGAGCACACCGTCGTTCGCTCCTACCTGACCGGCACCCCCGTCGAGGCCACGCTGAGCTGGGAGGAGTTGGAGGAGTCGGGGGAGGGCGCGGAGCTCGAATTCGAGCCGGTGCCCTTCGACCACCCGCTGTGGGTGCTCTACTCCTCGGGCACCACCGGCCTGCCCAAGGCGATCGTGCAGGGGCACGGCGGCACCCTGCTCGAACAGCTGAAGAACATCGAGCTGCACCTGGACGCCCAGGCACACGACCGGGTCTTCTGGTTCACCACCACCGGCTGGATGATGTGGAACCTGCTGGTCAGCGTGCTGCTGACCCGGGCGTCCATCGTGCTGTACGACGGCAGCCCCGGCCACCCCGACATGGGCACCCTGTGGGACCTCGCCGAACGCACGCGCATCACCGTCTTCGGGACCAGCGCCGGGTACCTGTCGGCCTGCATGAAGGACGGAATCCACCCGGCCGAGGGCCGCGACCTGTCCGCCCTGCACGCCATCGGCTCCACCGGGTCCCCGTTGAGCCCCGAGGGGTTCGCCTGGTGCTACCGCGAGTTCGGCGACGACCTGTGGCTGTTCTCGGCCAGCGGCGGCACCGACATCTGCAGCTGCCTGGTGGGCGGCGTTCCCACGCTGCCCGTCTACGAGGGGGAGATCCAGGCGCGCTCGCTCGGCATGGCCGTCGCGGCCTGGGACCCCGACGGCAAGGAGGTCGTGGGCGAGGTCGGCGAACTGGTGGTCACCCGGCCGGCGCCGTCGATGCCCCTGTACTTCTGGGGCGACACCGACGGCGAGCGCCTGCGCGACAGCTACTTCGCCATGTACCCGGGCACCTGGCGGCACGGCGACTGGATCGAGATCACCGACCGCGGTACCGCGATCATCTACGGACGCTCCGATTCCACCATCAACCGCGGCGGCATCCGCATGGGCACCAGCGAGATCTACCGTGCGGTGCTGGCGCTCGGCGAGGTCACCGACGCGCTGGTCGTGGACGTCCCCCAGCCCGACGGAGGCTCGCGCATCGAGCTGTTCGTGGTGGTCCGCGAGGGGGTGGAGCTGGACGAGACGCTGACCAAGGCGCTGGCGCGGCGTATCCGCGAGGACTGCTCGCCGCGGCACGTCCCCGACGCCGTGCACGCCATCGCGGCGGTGCCGCGCACCCTGTCCGGAAAGGTGCTGGAGGTGCCGGTCAAGCGCATCCTGATGGGGGAGCGGGCGGAGAAGGTGGCCAGCCGCGACTCGCTGGCCAACCCGGAGGCACTCGACTTCTTCACCCGCCTCGCCCAGGAGCGGCGCCCCTCCGCCCCCTGA
- a CDS encoding adenosylmethionine--8-amino-7-oxononanoate transaminase → MTPRVSSEPETRPVPAPHAGGDPAWVREVDRGHLWHPYSSIGAADGPYVVTGAAGTRLRLSESDGTEREVVDGMSSWWSAIHGYGHPALDAAAHAQLDRFAHVMFGGLTHEPAARLAALLVDITPAPLRHVFLADSGSVSVEVALKMCLQYWRSRGRPAKRKLLTWRGGYHGDTFQAMSVCDPEGGMHALWGDALPRQVFADAPPAGFEAAPDPAYVAHLDALVAEHADEIAAVIVEPVVQGAGGMRFHSPAYLAALREITRRHGVLLVFDEIATGFGRTGELFAADHAGVAPDVLCVGKALTGGYMTLAATLCTAEVAAGIAEGDVPVLAHGPTFMGNPLACAVASASIGLLLDGDWRGDVGRVAAGLRSGLAPARDLPGVHDVRVLGAIGVIQLDRPVDLRAATRAAVRAGVWLRPFRDMVYAMPPYVCSDADVERITGGMLAAARATLGER, encoded by the coding sequence ATGACGCCACGAGTCAGCAGCGAACCGGAGACGCGGCCGGTACCGGCACCGCACGCCGGAGGCGACCCCGCCTGGGTGCGCGAGGTCGACCGGGGCCACCTCTGGCACCCCTACTCCTCCATCGGCGCCGCCGACGGCCCCTACGTCGTCACCGGGGCGGCCGGGACACGGCTGCGGCTGTCCGAGTCGGACGGCACCGAGCGCGAGGTCGTGGACGGCATGTCCTCGTGGTGGTCGGCGATCCACGGCTACGGCCACCCCGCCCTGGACGCGGCGGCACACGCCCAGCTGGACCGCTTCGCCCACGTCATGTTCGGCGGGCTCACCCACGAACCCGCCGCGCGGCTGGCCGCCCTGCTCGTCGACATCACCCCCGCGCCGCTGCGGCACGTCTTCCTGGCCGACTCCGGGTCGGTGTCGGTGGAGGTGGCGCTCAAGATGTGCCTGCAGTACTGGCGCTCGCGCGGCCGCCCGGCCAAGCGCAAGCTGCTGACCTGGCGCGGCGGCTACCACGGCGACACCTTCCAGGCGATGTCGGTCTGCGACCCGGAGGGCGGCATGCACGCGCTGTGGGGCGACGCCCTGCCGCGGCAGGTGTTCGCCGACGCGCCGCCCGCCGGGTTCGAGGCCGCACCCGACCCCGCCTACGTCGCCCACCTCGACGCGCTCGTCGCCGAGCACGCCGACGAGATCGCCGCGGTCATCGTCGAACCCGTCGTCCAGGGCGCGGGGGGCATGCGCTTCCACAGCCCCGCCTACCTGGCGGCGCTGCGCGAGATCACCCGCCGGCACGGGGTGCTGCTGGTCTTCGACGAGATCGCCACCGGCTTCGGCCGCACCGGCGAGCTCTTCGCCGCCGACCACGCCGGGGTCGCCCCCGACGTCCTGTGTGTCGGCAAGGCGCTCACCGGCGGCTACATGACGCTGGCCGCGACGCTGTGCACCGCGGAGGTGGCCGCGGGCATCGCCGAGGGCGATGTCCCGGTCCTCGCGCACGGCCCCACCTTCATGGGCAACCCGCTGGCCTGCGCCGTCGCCTCCGCATCGATCGGACTGCTGCTCGACGGCGACTGGCGGGGCGACGTCGGGCGCGTCGCCGCAGGGCTGCGCTCCGGACTCGCCCCCGCCCGCGACCTGCCCGGCGTGCACGACGTGCGCGTGCTCGGCGCGATCGGGGTGATCCAGCTCGACCGGCCCGTCGACCTGCGCGCCGCCACCAGGGCCGCCGTTCGGGCCGGGGTCTGGCTGCGCCCGTTCCGCGACATGGTCTATGCGATGCCGCCCTACGTCTGCTCGGACGCCGACGTCGAGCGGATCACCGGCGGCATGCTGGCCGCGGCCCGCGCCACCCTGGGGGAGCGATGA
- a CDS encoding helix-turn-helix domain-containing protein, giving the protein MPNRTVHSPTVRLRRLARKLRRAREQARLSINEAAKELGWSGTKLGRMEAAETRRIKPSDLDRLIDLYRVTDGVERDEWHQLSRQAKERGWWARYQKRGVFTDDLPDFEAEASVIKTYEPQVIPGLLQTPQYAEALLRGGQAHADEAIAERVAARMERQQILNSHNPPEYWAIIDEAALRRVIGGVSVMRDQVQHLIRMATREGVTLQVLPFAAGAHAADTGALVIMDFAEPLDPSIAYVETYAASLMLEQPDELARFAQVFGHASTSALPGAETVQFLRDVKAALESEDR; this is encoded by the coding sequence ATGCCCAACCGCACTGTTCACAGCCCGACCGTGCGGCTCCGTCGACTCGCCCGGAAGCTACGCCGAGCCCGCGAGCAAGCGCGACTGAGCATCAACGAAGCCGCGAAGGAACTCGGTTGGTCGGGCACCAAACTCGGCAGGATGGAAGCTGCCGAGACCCGTCGCATCAAACCGAGCGACCTTGACCGGCTCATAGACCTGTACAGAGTCACGGACGGCGTAGAGCGCGACGAGTGGCACCAGCTTTCGCGACAGGCAAAGGAACGCGGGTGGTGGGCCAGGTACCAGAAGAGGGGCGTGTTCACCGACGATCTCCCTGACTTCGAGGCAGAAGCATCGGTCATCAAGACGTACGAACCGCAGGTCATCCCTGGACTGTTGCAGACCCCTCAGTACGCCGAAGCCCTGCTTCGTGGTGGGCAGGCACACGCCGACGAAGCCATAGCTGAGCGCGTAGCGGCCCGGATGGAGAGGCAGCAGATACTCAACTCCCACAACCCGCCTGAGTACTGGGCGATCATCGATGAAGCCGCCTTGCGCCGTGTCATCGGCGGGGTGTCAGTGATGCGTGACCAGGTGCAGCACCTGATTCGCATGGCGACGCGTGAGGGTGTCACCTTGCAGGTACTCCCGTTCGCGGCAGGAGCGCATGCGGCGGACACTGGCGCGCTTGTCATCATGGACTTTGCCGAGCCATTGGACCCCAGCATTGCCTACGTGGAGACGTACGCGGCTAGCCTGATGCTAGAGCAGCCCGATGAGCTGGCCCGCTTCGCCCAGGTATTCGGCCATGCATCGACGTCCGCCCTGCCCGGCGCTGAGACGGTGCAGTTCCTCAGGGACGTCAAAGCAGCCCTAGAGAGTGAAGACCGATGA
- a CDS encoding FtsK/SpoIIIE domain-containing protein, protein MTEEQRKPVGLTLWESPEVQTRSQHTAASWIAANVVRPAWLWRREAAVLLGPVLVGAVPWAVSAAVGAPLPLSVLGSGIAVSCAVAAVLLVVTWRWSAGWLWRGRIRRKWDSACRYSGVETTAARVPRVTRVERHPAAVRLNTRLPKGLSTDEVAAAAEKLAVVLDVREVKVTRDPERARFPIVDLQVRNPFRDSDGQPVVIGSPLASAASWDVWDNGVPLGLDTLGAPLTIRLVGRNILVAGEPEAGKSVAAGLPLAAAALDPNVRIFGIDAKQVEFALWAPVMERVVYNDVDDAIDLLDSLIAEMDERYAKLRAEGMRSAVKSLGWPVNLLAIDEMRFFTAHPDKKKRDRFNAALIDLIARGRAAAFPVLTATQKPSTDVVPSSIRDLIAYRWAMRCSTRDASDTILGAGWASEGYSASRIDMADRGVGLLLAEGGIPAEVKSAYLDDDAIKGIVARGAGLRGWSA, encoded by the coding sequence ATGACTGAGGAACAGCGCAAACCGGTTGGACTCACGCTGTGGGAGTCGCCCGAGGTGCAGACCAGGTCGCAGCACACGGCGGCGTCCTGGATCGCCGCGAACGTGGTGCGGCCCGCGTGGCTGTGGCGTCGGGAAGCGGCGGTTCTCCTCGGTCCGGTGCTGGTCGGAGCGGTGCCCTGGGCGGTCTCGGCGGCCGTCGGGGCTCCGCTCCCCCTCTCGGTGCTGGGAAGCGGAATCGCGGTGTCCTGTGCGGTGGCGGCGGTCCTGCTCGTGGTGACATGGCGCTGGTCGGCGGGGTGGCTGTGGCGCGGGAGAATCCGCCGGAAATGGGATTCCGCGTGCCGGTATTCCGGAGTTGAGACGACGGCGGCGCGTGTTCCCCGAGTGACGCGCGTGGAACGTCACCCCGCTGCGGTACGTCTAAACACGCGTCTACCTAAAGGGCTCTCCACAGACGAGGTAGCGGCAGCAGCGGAAAAGCTCGCTGTTGTCCTGGACGTTCGGGAGGTGAAGGTGACTCGTGATCCGGAACGGGCGAGGTTCCCCATTGTTGATCTTCAGGTCCGCAACCCGTTTCGCGACTCCGACGGCCAGCCGGTTGTCATCGGCTCCCCGTTAGCCAGTGCCGCGTCGTGGGACGTGTGGGATAACGGTGTCCCGCTCGGTCTGGACACCCTAGGTGCTCCGCTCACGATTCGCCTGGTGGGGCGGAACATTCTGGTCGCCGGTGAGCCCGAAGCGGGAAAGTCGGTCGCGGCCGGTCTTCCTCTGGCTGCGGCGGCCCTGGACCCGAACGTCCGGATTTTCGGGATCGACGCGAAACAGGTCGAATTCGCGTTGTGGGCGCCGGTCATGGAGCGCGTCGTCTACAACGATGTCGATGACGCGATCGATCTTCTCGATTCCCTGATCGCGGAGATGGATGAGCGGTACGCGAAACTCCGGGCGGAGGGGATGAGGTCTGCGGTCAAGTCGCTGGGGTGGCCGGTCAACCTGCTGGCGATCGACGAAATGCGGTTCTTCACCGCGCACCCTGACAAGAAGAAGCGCGACCGGTTCAATGCCGCACTCATCGACCTGATCGCGCGGGGGCGGGCTGCGGCGTTCCCTGTCCTGACCGCCACACAGAAGCCGTCAACCGACGTCGTCCCCTCCTCGATCCGGGACCTGATCGCCTACCGGTGGGCGATGCGGTGCAGCACACGCGACGCGTCGGACACGATCCTCGGCGCCGGGTGGGCGAGCGAAGGCTACTCGGCGTCGCGGATCGATATGGCGGATCGGGGGGTCGGGCTGCTGCTGGCAGAGGGCGGGATCCCTGCTGAGGTGAAGAGTGCCTATCTCGATGACGACGCCATCAAGGGGATCGTGGCGCGCGGCGCGGGGCTGAGGGGGTGGTCGGCGTGA
- a CDS encoding SCO3933 family regulatory protein — protein sequence MRFPIDLSAVRVRVATPPEDDRDFETQQVKQNKDGRPMVRVSLMVLDGTEADVIRVRAPGPLELAPDDLVQVAGLRAQFWSMEGRSGLSFSADSVTRVSETASRAKEAK from the coding sequence ATGAGATTTCCGATCGACCTGTCAGCGGTGCGCGTGCGGGTGGCCACGCCCCCGGAGGACGACCGCGATTTCGAGACGCAGCAGGTGAAGCAGAACAAGGACGGCCGCCCGATGGTCCGGGTCTCGCTGATGGTGCTGGATGGGACTGAGGCCGATGTGATCCGGGTGCGGGCGCCCGGTCCCCTCGAACTGGCGCCCGACGACCTTGTCCAAGTGGCCGGTCTTCGTGCTCAGTTCTGGTCGATGGAGGGCCGCAGCGGGCTGTCCTTCTCGGCGGACTCGGTGACACGGGTCTCTGAGACGGCGTCGCGTGCCAAGGAAGCCAAGTGA
- the bioD gene encoding dethiobiotin synthase, with the protein MRTIVVTGTGTEVGKTAVGAALAATALAWGERVAVVKPAQTGVAAGEPGDAAEVARLAPGTTQRELARHPEPLAPATAAHRAGEKGVRPGQVADAVAGLGADHDLVIVEGAGGLLVRLNGEGATIADVAARLDAPLLLVARPDLGTLNHTALTAEAARARGLAVAGVVIGSWPPDPDLAMRCNAAELGTAAGAPLLGALPQGITRLPPDEFAAAARVSLAPELDGTWEAAEFVRLHSPDPIRTATG; encoded by the coding sequence ATGAGGACGATCGTCGTCACCGGCACCGGAACCGAGGTCGGCAAGACCGCCGTCGGCGCGGCCCTCGCCGCCACCGCCCTGGCCTGGGGCGAGCGGGTGGCGGTGGTCAAACCGGCGCAGACCGGTGTGGCCGCCGGGGAGCCGGGCGACGCCGCCGAGGTGGCGCGTCTCGCCCCGGGCACGACCCAGCGCGAGCTCGCCCGCCACCCCGAACCGCTGGCCCCGGCCACGGCCGCGCACCGCGCGGGCGAGAAGGGCGTGCGCCCGGGGCAGGTCGCCGACGCCGTCGCCGGCCTGGGGGCCGACCACGACCTGGTCATCGTCGAAGGGGCCGGCGGGCTGCTGGTGCGCCTCAACGGCGAGGGCGCGACCATCGCCGACGTCGCGGCCCGCCTGGACGCCCCCCTGCTCCTGGTGGCCCGGCCCGATCTGGGCACCCTGAACCACACCGCCCTCACCGCCGAGGCGGCCCGCGCCCGCGGGCTCGCGGTCGCCGGGGTCGTCATCGGCTCCTGGCCGCCCGACCCCGACCTCGCCATGCGCTGCAACGCGGCCGAGCTCGGCACCGCGGCGGGCGCCCCCCTGCTGGGCGCCCTCCCCCAGGGCATCACCCGGCTGCCCCCGGACGAATTCGCCGCCGCCGCCCGCGTGTCGCTGGCCCCCGAACTCGACGGCACCTGGGAGGCCGCCGAGTTCGTCCGCCTCCACTCACCGGACCCGATCCGCACCGCGACCGGCTGA
- a CDS encoding GntR family transcriptional regulator, protein MAEPSARPPRWVPAASDLRRQIKNGTYPPGSQLPTVPEIQERYSIGNRSAREVQQALIAEGLATARKRQGVYVTGDTDDGTAPQRAAPRRTHSARRQRPADAPTTGDEDLTTAATADHRDQPPPDVALILQIDTADPVDIRTEELHDDHGPVAVRTAYTARPTSAPPTVITHTSARHPTQAEADALEIPRAGIVLVHDETHLDRTGPAVLTRTAYRADRIRLSDQYRPE, encoded by the coding sequence ATGGCCGAACCGTCCGCACGGCCGCCGCGATGGGTCCCTGCTGCCTCTGATCTGCGGCGGCAGATCAAGAACGGCACCTATCCGCCCGGCAGTCAGCTGCCGACCGTCCCCGAGATCCAAGAGCGATACAGCATCGGCAACAGAAGCGCGCGCGAAGTCCAGCAAGCCCTCATCGCCGAGGGACTGGCTACGGCGCGTAAACGACAAGGCGTGTACGTCACCGGAGACACCGACGACGGGACCGCCCCACAGAGAGCCGCCCCGCGACGCACCCACTCCGCCCGCCGACAACGCCCCGCCGACGCGCCGACCACTGGCGACGAGGACCTGACCACCGCCGCCACCGCCGACCACCGCGACCAGCCGCCGCCAGACGTCGCGCTCATCCTCCAGATCGACACAGCCGACCCCGTCGACATCCGCACCGAGGAGTTGCACGACGATCACGGGCCGGTCGCCGTCCGCACCGCCTACACCGCGCGCCCGACCTCCGCACCGCCGACGGTGATCACCCACACCTCAGCGCGCCACCCGACCCAGGCGGAAGCTGACGCGCTGGAAATTCCCCGAGCGGGAATTGTTCTCGTTCACGACGAGACGCATCTGGACAGGACCGGCCCCGCTGTTCTCACGCGAACCGCCTACCGAGCCGACCGCATCCGCCTGTCCGACCAGTACCGCCCCGAATAG
- a CDS encoding radical SAM protein — MHKVIVAPFLDSYVALHPGSKKAVKLPHWRYRELTDLASDAPVPEWLTDIARRAWNLDLTGIPVTPTLLRRQPSPFGHGRASYELNMGCNFGCKHCYLGPKPFSGLTWPERDRLLHLLRDAGVVWLQLTGGEPTIDPHFLAVYQRASELGMMLEILTNGSRLHYRPILEALIAQRPHRITVSLYGATETSFDELTQRRGAWNSFIRGLDAAQEASLPIDVSIIVTRDNADELDAMKAFTEDRGLTYGVFSNMSPTIGGKDLPLSSQVPELIRKRPPFTGCDAGRTSMHIDPHGKASTCKIARTPSIDLLSDGLDGLARLAGISDDLLQRTRGCSGCKLSGTCSTCTPLAELYRSANASRAVYCQHPDPAPDAPERR, encoded by the coding sequence GTGCACAAGGTCATCGTTGCCCCATTCCTTGACAGCTACGTTGCCCTCCACCCCGGATCGAAGAAGGCGGTCAAGCTTCCCCACTGGCGGTACCGCGAACTCACCGACCTCGCCTCCGACGCCCCCGTACCCGAATGGTTGACGGACATTGCCCGGCGTGCCTGGAACCTCGACCTCACAGGTATCCCGGTCACACCGACGCTGCTTCGCCGCCAGCCGTCCCCCTTCGGCCACGGGCGGGCATCCTACGAACTCAACATGGGCTGCAACTTCGGCTGTAAGCACTGCTATCTGGGGCCAAAGCCGTTCTCCGGTCTGACGTGGCCCGAACGCGATCGCCTCTTGCACCTCCTGCGAGACGCCGGCGTCGTGTGGTTGCAGCTCACCGGCGGCGAACCGACGATTGACCCCCATTTCCTCGCGGTGTACCAGCGCGCATCCGAACTCGGGATGATGCTGGAGATCCTCACCAACGGCTCACGCCTGCATTACCGCCCCATCCTTGAAGCGCTCATCGCCCAGCGGCCTCACCGGATCACGGTCAGCCTGTACGGCGCAACCGAAACCTCGTTCGATGAGCTGACACAGCGGCGTGGCGCGTGGAACTCGTTCATCCGTGGACTCGACGCAGCCCAAGAAGCGAGCCTTCCCATAGACGTGAGCATTATCGTGACCCGCGACAACGCCGATGAGCTCGACGCGATGAAGGCATTTACCGAAGACCGGGGACTCACTTACGGCGTGTTCTCGAACATGTCACCCACCATCGGCGGTAAGGACCTGCCCTTGTCGTCACAGGTCCCCGAACTCATCCGCAAACGTCCGCCGTTCACAGGGTGCGATGCGGGCCGAACGTCGATGCACATCGATCCCCACGGCAAGGCGTCGACGTGCAAAATCGCCCGCACGCCGTCGATCGACCTGCTATCCGACGGCCTCGACGGTCTCGCCCGGCTCGCGGGGATCTCCGATGACCTTTTGCAGCGGACACGCGGGTGCTCGGGCTGCAAGCTGTCCGGCACCTGCTCGACCTGCACTCCGCTTGCTGAGCTGTACCGCAGTGCGAACGCCTCGCGCGCAGTGTACTGCCAGCATCCCGACCCTGCCCCCGACGCCCCTGAAAGGAGGTGA
- a CDS encoding aminoglycoside phosphotransferase, protein MGTQRQQWENLPNEARETVEAHMGRVIKAEPVEAGFNSGLAAILHTLNRSVFVKGLPVNDRKAWTQDREALIAPNVIDIAPRLLWRVQAGGWDLIGYEHIDGRHADYIPGSADLALVADALATLGKAVLPTAFPAKTEERWRAYVDTPRDLGRLAGNALLHTDLNPTNLLIAHGRAYVVDWAWPTRAAGWIDAAGWVVWLIVAGHDPAGAERHASAVPAWQHAHTSDLDLFARIQSRLWAGIAEDDPDPWAEGVALAAARWEEHRN, encoded by the coding sequence GTGGGGACACAGAGACAGCAGTGGGAAAACCTCCCGAACGAGGCGCGCGAGACTGTCGAGGCTCACATGGGGCGTGTGATCAAAGCCGAACCCGTGGAAGCAGGGTTCAACTCCGGGCTAGCGGCCATCCTGCACACCCTCAACCGGTCAGTGTTCGTCAAGGGCCTTCCCGTCAATGACCGGAAGGCCTGGACCCAGGACCGGGAAGCCTTGATCGCCCCGAACGTGATCGACATCGCTCCCCGTCTACTCTGGCGTGTCCAGGCTGGTGGCTGGGACCTGATCGGGTATGAACACATCGACGGCCGTCACGCCGACTACATCCCCGGGTCAGCGGATCTTGCGCTAGTCGCCGATGCACTCGCCACCCTGGGGAAGGCAGTTCTCCCGACGGCGTTCCCAGCCAAGACAGAGGAACGGTGGCGCGCCTATGTCGATACACCACGTGACCTTGGTCGCCTCGCGGGTAACGCGCTACTGCACACCGACCTGAACCCCACAAACCTCCTCATCGCGCATGGTCGTGCATACGTCGTCGACTGGGCGTGGCCTACCCGGGCAGCAGGATGGATCGACGCTGCTGGCTGGGTCGTGTGGCTAATCGTCGCCGGACACGATCCCGCTGGAGCCGAACGTCACGCGTCGGCCGTACCGGCATGGCAGCACGCGCACACAAGCGACCTTGACCTGTTCGCCCGCATCCAGTCCCGGTTGTGGGCTGGGATCGCTGAAGACGACCCGGACCCCTGGGCTGAAGGCGTCGCCCTCGCTGCCGCGCGGTGGGAGGAGCACCGGAACTAG
- a CDS encoding DUF397 domain-containing protein, with product MSDRLPFRKSSYSGSGNNCVEVATVPRGAAVRDSKSPENGYLMFGVNAWHSFLEDVKADQL from the coding sequence ATGAGTGACAGACTGCCGTTCCGCAAGAGCAGCTATAGCGGATCGGGCAACAACTGCGTTGAAGTCGCGACAGTACCCCGGGGGGCAGCAGTACGTGACTCCAAGTCCCCTGAAAATGGCTACCTGATGTTCGGCGTCAACGCCTGGCACTCGTTTCTGGAGGACGTCAAAGCCGACCAACTCTAG